One window from the genome of Cryptococcus deuterogattii R265 chromosome 10, complete sequence encodes:
- a CDS encoding charged multivesicular body protein 2A yields MNILDTLFGRSMTPAERLRQHQRSLQKAQRELEREKGKLEAQEKKTMADIKRNAKAGNMNACKILAKDLVRTRRYIQKFTQMRVQLQAVSLRMQTLRSNEQMATAMKGATRAMGQMNRSLNLPQIQKIMNDFERESSTMDMKEEMMSDAVDDAMEDEDEGEGEEVESDKILKEVLDEIGMNMNESLISAPTASPLVPEPLQTSRVAVAEGLPSSAPAGGPTNASSGGVGASPGMSSEEADLQRRLDALRRD; encoded by the exons ATGAACATTCTT GACACCCTTTTTGGTCGGTCTATGACTCCGGCAGAGCGATTGAGACAACATCAAAGGTCTCTGCAGAAAGCACAACGGGAgctggaaagagaaaaggggaaatTGGAGGctcaggagaagaagacaatgGCAGACATCAAACGAAATGCGAAAGCTGGGAATATG AATGCTTGCAAAATACTTGCCAAAGACCTTGTGCGAACACGAAGATATATTCAAAAGTTCACGCAGATGAGGGTGCAGCTGCAAGCAGTGTCATTACGTATGCAGACGCTGAGAAGTAACGAGCAAATGGCAACGGCCATGAAAGGTGCTACCAGA GCCATGGGACAAATGAATAGAAGTTTGAATCTACCGCAA ATCCAAAAGATCATGAATGATTTCGAACGTGAATCCTCAACAATGGatatgaaggaagaaatgatgTCCGATGCGGTTGATGACGCcatggaggatgaggatgaaggtgaaggtgaagaggtaGAAAGCGACAAGATTCTCAAAGAGGTGTTGGATGAAATTGGCATGAACATGAATGAATCG CTCATATCTGCGCCGACCGCTTCTCCGCTAGTTCCGGAACCATTGCAAACTTCTCGAGTGGCCGTTGCCGAGGGTTTACCTTCATCAGCACCTGCTGGTGGTCCAACAAATGCTAGCAGTGGAGGAGTAGGGGCTAGCCCAGGTATGAGTTCCGAAGAAGCAGATTTGCAACGACGATTGGATGCTTTGAGAAGGGATTAG
- a CDS encoding prefoldin beta subunit: protein MSDTKVAALQAQLQSSTVSFQKIENELAGVIEARQRLDSQLSENELVLKEFKLLKSHNTVYKLIGPALVPQDSNEAKVNVEKRLEYIRGEIKRVEGQLKEIEDKAARKKDEIITLQQQFQALQAPSAPQPSKS, encoded by the exons ATGTCGGACACAAAGGTCGCGGCTCTGCAAGCTCAGCTCCAGTCTTCTACTGTCTCATTCCAGAAAATTGAGAATG AGCTTGCCGGCGTAATTGAAGCAAGACAACGTCTGGACTCTCAGTTATCAGAAAATGAGCTCGTTCTTAAA GAGTTCAAATTGCTCAAATCGCATAACACGGTATATAAACTTATAGGACCAGCCTTGGTTCCTCAAGACTCAAACGAAGCGAAAGTGAACGTGGAGAAGCGGTTGGAATATATCCGGGGCGAAAT TAAAAGAGTAGAGGGCCAGTTGAAAGAAATCGAAGATAAGGCAGCcagaaagaaagatgag ATTATCACACTGCAGCAACAATTCCAAGCTTTACAAGCGCCCAGCGCTCCTCAACCATCGAAAAGTTAG
- a CDS encoding CAMKK/CAMKK-META protein kinase, translating to MDQDSPSSLCPTHLEPPPPATIISPPSPTKDKTVTKDTSPSQPQLISSQAFPTIESPGSLPQSTTDSPPPMVTPLPAPASPAFLRPTSPPSASPSLATTVRSPSPSSPSLRPKGLHHRRTSSTHRVRETIDGTQTANKDGERMINQYKIGMSLGQGAYAKVELGVDIHTGVKYAIKEFSKSRLHHQSLEEKHRANMRSKLRNGRTRKAMGEDKGESRERPSQSSEKEISGILDNTQSGDEKTEDPLGLIRREIAVMKKLDHPNAISVSTADALFLVLEYMPGGTLMKVKSGEDDSNAQPPFDREQTREYFRQLCLGLEYLHANEIVHRDIKPDNILLSADRQLVKLCDFGVSEMFTKRGDDRIQKSGGSPAFQSPESFQSGGELHGKAMDIWALGVTLYCMLTGTLPFNYANIIELYAAVMEKSPRIPEDWDASLRDLIERMLCKDPASRIDMPSLREHPWTTDETRLPMIDTEENLFEVGKRVEEPTQDEIKDAIGTFRSILTVMRAVHKMRRLHLNRSSPSRDATSSPGDSANVSFASESMDSYVSCDPLTSTSSLSSDVEEGEFKDIAANKVMSPKQMSLASPADTAKPDVTPSMSFEGIEPIKTDVQENVDEVVLVDSPTSENEDAKTEKVGSGSSRDL from the exons ATGGATCAGGACagcccttcctctctctgcCCGACTCACCTCgagcctccacctccagccACCATCATCTCACCCCCCTCCCCTACAAAAGACAAGACAGTCACAAAAGATACTTCGCCTTCTCAACCACAATTGATTTCATCACAAGCATTTCCTACTATCGAGTCTCCAggttctcttcctcagtcCACTACTGATTCACCACCACCTATGGTCACACCCCTACCCGCTCCGGCTTCGCCTGCCTTCCTTCGCCCCACATCTCCCCCTTCTGCTTCGCCATCTCTAGCCACGACCGTCCgatctccttccccttcgtCACCCTCCTTGAGGCCCAAAGGATTGCATCACCGCAGAACAAGCTCAACTCATCGTGTCCGTGAAACCATTGATGGTACGCAAACAGCCAACAAAGATGGCGAACGGATGATCAACCAGTACAAAATTGGGATGAGCCTTGGACAAGGAGCTTACGCCAAAGTTGAGCTAGGAGTTGACATACATACGGGCGTGAAATAC GCAATCAAAGAGTTTTCAAAATCCAGGCTCCATCACCAGTCTCTTGAGGAGAAACATCGTGCAAACATGCGAAGTAAATTACGGAATGGAAGGACGCGAAAGGCAATGGGTGAAGATAAAGGGGAAAGCCGAGAACGGCCGTCACAATCTAGTGAAAAGGAGATCTCCGGCATTTTGGACAACACACAATCTGGAGACGAGAAGACGGAAGATCCACTGGGGCTGATCCGAAGGGAGATTGCCGTGATGAAAAAGCTCGA TCATCCCAAC GCCATATCTGTTTCTACCGCCGATGCTCTATTTCTGGTGTTGGAATACATGCCCGGGGGAACCCTCATGAAAGTCAAATCTGGGGAAGATGACTCAAATGCCCAGCCGCCTTTTGACCGCGAACAGACTAGGGAATACTTCAGGCAACTTTGTCTTGGCTTGGAATACCTGCATGCCAATGAAATCGTGCATCGCGAT ATCAAACCAGACAATATACTTCTATCTGCAGATAGGCAACTCGTTAAACTATGTGATTTTGGAGTTTCAGAAATGTTCACAAAGAGAGGAGACGACCGGATACAAAAATCTGGCGGTAGTCCAGCCTTCCAAAGCCCAGAGAGCTTCCAAT CGGGTGGTGAATTACATGGGAAGGCAATGGATATCTGGGCTCTTGGAGTCACGCTTTACTGCATGTTGACCGGCACTTTGCCTTTCAATTATGCAAATATTATCGAGCTGTACGCTGCTGTCATGGAAAAAAG CCCACGAATTCCTGAAGACTGGGACGCATCGCTTCGGGATTTGATAGAGCGCATGCTCTGCAAAGATCCAGCATCGCGTATCGACATGCCAAGTTTACGA GAACATCCGTGGACAACTGACGAAACACGTCTACCGATGATCGACACGGAAGAAAACTTGTTCGAAGTTGGCAAACGAGTGGAAGAGCCCACTCAAGATGAGATTAAGGACGCGATTGGGACATTCAGAAGCATTTT AACCGTTATGCGGGCAGTCCATAA AATGCGTCGACTACACTTAAACCGCTCTTCGCCGTCCCGAGATGCCACTTCATCCCCCGGCGATTCAGCCAATGTGTCATTTGCATCAGAGTCAATGGATTCCTACGTTTCTTGCGATCCTTTAACGTCCACCTCTTCATTATCTTCAGAtgtagaagaaggggagttCAAGGACATTGCAGCAAACAAAGTCATGAGTCCTAAGCAGATGAGCCTGGCATCTCCAGCGGATACTGCGAAGCCTGACGTAACACCTTCCATGTCTTTTGAGGGCATCGAGCCCATCAAGACGGACGTGCAAGAAAATGTGGATGAAGTCGTACTCGTTGATTCTCCGACGTCCGAGAATGAAGACGCAAAGACTGAAAAAGTGGGAAGTGGTTCAAGCCGTGATCTATAA
- a CDS encoding proteasome subunit alpha type-5, with the protein MFMTRSEYDRGVNTFSPEGRLFQVEYAMEAIKLGSTTVGITTPHGTVLAVEKRVPSPLLESSSIEKIMEIDSHIGCAMSGLTADARTMVEHARVTSQMHAFTYDEPIGVESCTQAVCDLALRFGESVEDDDALMSRPFGVALLIAGIDEKGPQLYHTDPSGTFVRYEAKAIGSGSEAAQQGLQDAYHKQMTLAEAQSLALKVLKQVMEEKLDENNVQLAQVTKEKGFEILGEQALKGVIETLA; encoded by the exons ATGTTTATGACAAG ATCAGAGTACGACCGGGGCGTCAACACCTTCTCCCCAGAA GGCCGATTATTCCAAG TCGAGTATGCTATGGAAGCGATCAAG CTTGGTTCCACAACAGTCGGTATTACCACACCCCACGGCACCGTGCTCGCCGTTGAGAAACGTGTCCCTTCTCCCCTGCTCgaatcctcttccatcgaAAAAATCATGGAAATCGACTCTCACATCGGTTGCGCCATGTCAGGTCTCACCGCCGACGCCCGGACAATGGTCGAGCACGCGCGAGTCACAAGTCAAATGCATGCGTTCACGTACGACGAGCCCATTGGCGTGGAGAGCTGTACCCAGGCGGTTTGTGATTTGGCGTTGAGATTTGGTGAAAGTGTGGAGGACGACGATGCGTTGATG TCTCGACCGTTTGGTGTCGCGCTTCTTATTGCCGGTATAGATGAGAAGGGTCCTCAACT CTACCACACCGATCCCTCTGGTACATTTGTCCGCTATGAAGCCAAGGCTATTGGTTCCGGTTCTGAAGCCGCCCAACAAGGTCTGCAAGATGCGTATCACAAGCAAATGACCCTTGCCGAAGCGCAATCTTTGGCCTTGAAGGTACTCAAGCAGGTCATGGAGGAGAAGCTCGACGAGAACAATGTTCAACTTGCGCAGGTCacaaaggaaaagggatTTGAAATTTTGGGAGAACAAGCGTTGAAAGGCGTTATTGAGACCCTTGCCTAG
- a CDS encoding protein disulfide-isomerase domain yields the protein MRLPHLLSATVFLSALFTKATSASTDLDDDFQLRQLTEDNFKTSVSQGVWLVEHFSPKCGHCRAFAPTWTQLAKDKQHLERLTGFHMAQVNCLAQGDLCNSNGIKFYPQIIMYTDGKPSPHYAGDRSYEELSKYIDEHAHSYAETIIDPAGHSQEALIIGPANSEGKVQEVDERGLEALKAVGPVLVEYFAPWCGHCKALKPTYEQLALELQGQLNVAAVNCDDHRALCVSAGVKGYPTIRLLHHGTFSEFTGARSISKLKEFSQRAETPASMTSIKASDFDKIAGANEAFFLYLQTFDTTVAEVDSVKKALEPLLGTVPAYTSTDVALYHRLHVVNPPPTSTLFAFSSYSTRPVGTLSLPASSNDLRKFVNLHRFPTLVQLQASNFQSLMRSDTRAIVVLAGVHKGEEGKKERDAFADVARAWKRGGRRFEQPVWFVWVEGETSRWANWLKRFYGIKKRDLPGVVVIDTPLEEYYDTTIEGTKIEFEGSSIFSVLEGFYQHFLRPKRIESTLEWGSRSASETLISIGETTMEHPFLSLTVLIGTVALFVYLLQKCLVKDPKDGYSPSRLD from the exons ATGCGCTTACCACACCTGCTCTCCGCAactgtcttcctctcagcACTCTTCACCAAAGCTACCTCAGCATCCACAGACCTCGATGATGACTTTCAACTACGGCAGCTCACAGAGGACAATTTCAAGACTAGTGTCTCTCAAGGAGTATG GCTGGTGGAGCACTTTTCTCCCAAAT GCGGACATTGTAGAGCATTCGCCCCAACTTGGACACAATTAGCTAAAGATAAGCAACATCTTGAGCGACTAACAGGCTTTCATATGGCCCAAGTCAACTGTCTTGCTCAGGGCG ATCTGTGCAACAGTAATGGTATCAAATTCT ACCCGCAGATTATTAT GTATACCGACGGCAAGCCTTCTCCGCATTATGCAGGCGATCGTTCTTACGAGGAGCTTTCGAAATACATTGACGAGCACGCCCACTCATATGCCGAAACAATCATCGATCCTGCGGGTCACTCGCAGGAAGCATTGATTATTGGTCCAGCCAATTCAGAGGGCAAGGTACAAGAAGTAGATGAGCGAGGCTTAGAAGCCTTGAAAGCGGTAGGACCTGTCCTTGTAGAGTACTTTGCTCCTTGGTGTGGGCA TTGTAAAGCTTTGAAACCGA CATACGAGCAGTTGGCGCTGGAGCTGCAAGGACAATTAAATGTCGCAGCCGTGAATTGTGACGATCACCGTGCTTTATGTGTTAGCGCTGGCGTCAAGGGTTATCCTACCATCCGACT GCTGCATCATGGCACGTTTTCGGAATTTACTGGAGCTAGATCAATTTCTAAGCTCAAGGAATTTTCTCAAAGGGCTGAAACGCC TGCCAGCATGACGAGTATCAAAGCAAGCGATTTCGATAAAATTGCCGGTGCCAATGAGGCATTCTTTTTGTATCTCCAGACTTTTGATACGACTGTAGCCGAAGTT GACTCTGTCAAGAAAGCTCTTGAGCCATTACTCGGTACCGTTCCTGCCTATACTTCCACCGACGTCGCCTTATACCATCGACTTCATGTCGTCAACCCACCACCTACATCTACCCTTTTTGCGTTTTCATCATACTCAACTCGACCTGTCGGTACTTTGAGCCTTCCAGCTTCCTCCAACGACCTGCGTAAATTCGTCAACCTCCATCGATTCCCGACCCTCGTTCAGTTGCAAGCCTCAAATTTCCAAAGTTTGATGCGGAGTGATACTCGGGCAATTGTTGTGCTTGCCGGTGTTCAtaaaggggaagaagggaagaaggaaagggatgCGTTTGCTGATGTTGCAAGGGCTTGGAAGAGAGGCGGAAGGAGGTTTGAACAGCCTGTGTGGTTTGTCTGGGTCGAGGGAGAGACCAGTAGATGGGCTAATTGGTTGAAAAGGTTCTACGG GATCAAAAAGAGAGACCTTCCCGGCGTCGTCGTGATTGATACCCCT CTTGAGGAATACTATGATACTACAATTGAAGGCACTAAGAttgagtttgaaggatCTAGTATTTTTTCAGTACTTGAAGGATTTTACCAGCATTTCCTCCGACCAAAGAGAATTGAATCGACTCTTGAATGGGGATCTAGAAGCGCGTCAGAGACGTTGATCAGTATCGGG GAAACGACTATGGAACACCCTTTCTTGTCCCTTACGGTCTTGATAGGAACTGTCGCTCTCTTTGTTTATCTGCTGCAAAAATGTCTGGTGAAGGATCCGAAGGATGGGTACTCCCCGTCGCGGCTTGATTGA
- a CDS encoding hexokinase, translating to MAATLLQPAAMSETPDQLASRVQNLSTGATATHRTASGSVVLENGTNTGSAAGRKASIPAQAVGLERSTSSSGSGRVSRRGSGLVMTPGGVQTVYHTRTNDDIEFPHAEKKTMADLLRKYESLFTLTPQRMRMIVHAIEETLDKGLQKNGQVVPMIPAYVFGWPTGDEVGDFLALDLGGTNLRVCLVTLLGHGKFEVTQTKYRLTEEQKQDEGQALLDFCAECLDSFIRDTLGRTEKDGILPLGFTFSYPCSQDRIDHGVLIRWTKGFGAPNIEGHDVAAMFKDSLKRLNVPAELTALINDTTGTLIASNYVDPHTKIAVIFGTGCNAAYMETAGSIPKIDYVGLPKEQGMAINCEWGAFDSFDHQHLPRTKYDIIIDESSNKPGEQSFEKMIAGLYLGELFRLVLCELIDSGDLFLGQNTYKLEKAYAFDTAFLSLMESDVTDELLTVIGVFTHFFGIETTLEERQFFKKLAVLIGTRSARLSACGIAAIVSKMGYLEEGCAVGADGSLYNKYPNFADRVHEALTDIFGESGKKIVTHHAEDGSGVGSAIIAAMTKARKDSGFFVEY from the exons ATGGCCGccaccctcctccagcCTGCAGCCATGTCCGAAACCCCTGATCAGCTCGCAAGCCGCGTCCAGAACCTGAGCACCGGCGCCACAGCCACCCATAGGACCGCCTCTGGCTCCGTCGTTTTGGAGAATGGTACCAACACGGGCTCCGCTGCTGGCCGCAAGGCCTCCATACCTGCTCAGGCCGTCGGTCTCGAGAGGAGCACCAGCTCCAGCGGCAGTGGCCGAGTTAGCAGGAGAGGCAGCGGCTTGGTGATGACTCCGGGAGGTGTTCAGACGGTGTACCACACCAGAACCAAT GATGATATCGAATTCCCTCATGCTGAGAAGA AGACTATGGCGGACCTTTTGAGGAAGTATGAAAGCCTTTTCACTT TGACTCcccagaggatgaggatgatcgTCCATGCCATTGAAGAGACCCTTGATAAGGGCTTGCAGAAGAACGGTCAAGTTGTG CCTATGA TTCCTGCTTATGTCTTTGGC TGGCCCACCGGTGACGAAGTCGGAGACTTCCTCGCTCTCGACCTTGGTGGTACCAACCTTCGAGTCTGTCTCGTCACTCTTTTAGGCCATGGAAAGTTTGAAGTCACTCAGACCAAGTACCGATTGACCGAGGAACAGAAGCAGGACGAGGGACAAGCTCT TTTGGACTTTTGCGCAGAGTGTTTAGACAGCTTCATCCGCGATACCCTCGGCCGCACTGAAAAAGACGGTATTCTCCCCCTTGGTTTCACT TTCTCATACCCTTGCTC TCAAGACCGAATTGACCACGGCG TTCTTATCCGTTGGACCAAGGGCTTCGGTGCCCCGAATATTGAAGGACATGATGTCGCCGCCATGTTCAAGGACAGTCTTAAGCGATTG AATGTCCCCGCCGAACTCACTGCTCTCATCAATGACACCACCGGTACTCTTATCGCTTCCAACTATGTTGACCCCCACACCAAGATTGCCGTCATCTTTGGAACCGGCTGTAACGCTGCCTACATGGAGACCGCTGGCAGCATCCCTAAGATCGACTACGTTGGATTACCCAAGGAACAGGGAATGGCCATCAAC TGCGAATGGGGAGCGTTCGACTCTTTCGACCACCAACACCTTC CCCGAACCAAGTACGATATCATCATAGATGAGTCTTCCAACAAGCCAGGAGAGCAG TCctttgagaagatgattgcCGGTCTTTACCTCGGTGAACTCTTCCGACTCGTCCTTTGCGAGCTCATCGACTCTGGTGATCTTTTCTTGGGTCAGAACACCTATAAGCTCGAAAAGGCCTATGCTTTCGACACTGCTTTCTTATCCCTCATGGAATC CGATGTTACCGACGAACTTTTGACCGTCATCGGCGTCTTCACTCACTTCTTTGGCATTGAAACTACCCTTGAAGAGCGTCAGTTCTTTAAGAAGCTTGCTGTGTTGATTGGCACTCGATCTGCTAGGCTTTCTGCTTGTGGTATCGCCGCCATTGTCAGCAAAATGGGGTAcctggaggaaggatgCGCCGTGGGCGCCGATGGAAGTTTGTACAAT AAATACCCCAACTTTGCGGACCGAGTTCACGAGGCCCTTACTGACATTTTTGGTGAAAgtggcaagaagattgtcaCCCACCATGCGGAGGATGGTTCAGGTGTCGGTAGTGCGATTATTGCCG caATGACAAAGGCCAGGAAAGACTCTGGGTTCTTTGTTGAATACTAA
- a CDS encoding tRNA (adenine(58)-N(1))-methyltransferase catalytic subunit TRM61: MDAQKPMLHSRAHIEAGDIVILYMARDNMTAITIVPGETFHNKYGRYPHDMLIGQKYGSKIHSPPPHPGYVHVLRPTPELWTLSLPHRTQILYLPDISYITMRLGVRVGGKVIEAGTGSGSMTHSLSRSVGPNGQVMSFEYHRQRFETALKEFESHGLTNVRLQHRNVCKEGFGDAQGVEGVFLDLPAPWEAIPHAVKALRRDIITRICCFSPCLEQVLKTVTCLRSEGFSDISTQEVLIRTHELVAPPPNTAYLSSISSVVSYLREHEQRKEERRLLQIKTAKENNRKVKGIEANDALPMEGETGTKRKLEQTSVSGPDNAAPADSQPKTNLLWTEPSNPFPTTVLTKPSPEMKGHTSYLTFAVLYPESVRLSMAAQETSSRVETPTNITKAPETHSQETHYSEGPEIEKIGAMTSKEMDDWMKSGSTSLSV, translated from the exons ATGGATGCTCAGAAACCGATGCTTCACTCCAGAGCACACATAGAGGCTGGTGACATCGTTATCCTTTACATG GCTCGTGACAACATGACAGCCATCACTATCGTTCCAGGGGAAACATTTCACAACAAATACGGAAGGTATCCCCATGATATGCTGATAGGGCAAAAGTATGGCTCAAAG ATTCACTCGCCGCCGCCCCACCCTGGCTACGTCCACGTACTTCGCCCCACGCCAGAGTTATGGACCCTTTCACTCCCCCACCGCACACAAATCCTCTATCTTCCCGATATATCTTACATCACCATGCGCCTCGGTGTACGTGTGGGCGGAAAAGTCATTGAAGCCGGGACTGGAAGCGGGAGCATGACACATAGTCTCTCTAGAAGCGTGGGTCCAAATGGTCAGGTGATGTCTTTCGAGTACCATCGACAACGTTTTGAAACTGCCTT GAAAGAGTTTGAATCGCACGGTTTGACCAACGTTCGCTTACAGCATCGAAATGTCTGCAAAGAAGGTTTCGGAGACGCACAGggggtggaaggag TTTTTCTTGACCTCCCAGCACCCTGGGAAGCCATTCCGCATGCGGTCAAGGCCCTTCGA CGTGATATTATCACCAGGATTTGCTGCTTTAGCCCTTGCCTTGAGCAAGTGCTCAAAACAGTCACTTGTTTGCGCTCTGAAGGATTTTCAG ATATTTCAACGCAAGAAGTCCTTATTCGAACCCATGAACTCGTTGCTCCTCCCCCAAACACCGCCTACCTATCTTCTATATCTTCCGTTGTCTCTTATCTTCGAGAACACGagcaaaggaaggaagagaggcgTCTGTTACAAATTAAAACTGCGAAAGAGAACAACCGAAAGGTCAAGGGCATCGAAGCGAATGATGCTCTTCCTATGGAGGGGGAGACGGGGACTAAGAGGAAGTTGGAACAGACGTCAGTCTCTGGTCCTGACAATGCGGCTCCAGCAGATTCGCAGCCAAAAACAAATCTGCTTTGGACTGAACCATCCAATCCTTTCCCTACTACCGTGCTTACCAAACCCTCCCCTGAAATGAAGGGACATACCTCGTATCTCACCTTTGCAGTTCTGTACCCTGAATCTGTCCGGCTTAGTATGGCGGCGCAAGAAACGTCAAGTCGAGTTGAGACACCGACAAACATTACGAAGGCTCCAGAAACCCATAGTCAAGAAACTCACTACTCAGAGGGTCCAGAAATCGAAAAGATCGGAGCAATGACAAGtaaagagatggatgattgGATGAAAAGCGGTTCGACATCATTGTCGGTCTAA